A window from Mycobacterium saskatchewanense encodes these proteins:
- the rpsO gene encoding 30S ribosomal protein S15 translates to MALTAEQKKEILGTYGLHDTDTGSPEAQVALLTKRIADLTEHLKVHKHDHHSRRGLLLLVGRRRRLLKYVSQVDVARYRSLVERLGLRR, encoded by the coding sequence GTGGCGCTGACTGCCGAGCAGAAAAAGGAAATCCTGGGCACCTACGGCCTGCACGACACCGACACCGGGTCGCCCGAGGCGCAGGTGGCCCTGCTGACCAAGCGGATCGCCGACCTGACCGAGCACCTCAAGGTGCACAAGCACGACCACCACTCGCGGCGGGGTCTCCTGCTGCTCGTGGGTCGCCGCCGGCGGCTGCTCAAGTACGTGTCGCAGGTCGACGTCGCGCGCTACCGCTCGCTCGTCGAGCGGCTGGGGCTGCGCCGCTGA